In Manis pentadactyla isolate mManPen7 chromosome 11, mManPen7.hap1, whole genome shotgun sequence, one DNA window encodes the following:
- the COCH gene encoding cochlin isoform X2, producing the protein MSAAWIPVLCLGVCLLLPEPAGSEGAGELRGGGRSSGPAGRSALGSSPNCGPGTGRRARRLERLPGAPASLRSAELLWLTCFSSVPIAITCFTRGLDIRKEKADVLCPGDCPPEEFSVFGNAVYASVSSICGAAVHRGVISLSGGPVRIYSLPGRENYSSVVANGIQSQMLSRWSASFTVTKGRSGTQEATGRAVSTAHPTTGKRLKKTPEKKAGNKDCKADIAFLIDGSFNIGQRRFNLQKNFVGKVALMLGIGTEGPHVGLVQASEHPKIEFYLKNFTSAKDVLFAIKEVGFRGGNSNTGKALKHTAQKFFTADTGVRKGIPKVVVVFIDGWPSDDIEEAGIVAREFGVNVFIVSVAKPIPEELGMVQDVAFVDKAVCRSNGFFSYHMPNWFGTTKYVKPLVQKLCTHEQMMCSKTCYNSVNIAFLIDGSSSVGDSNFRLMLEFVSNIAKTFEISDIGAKIAAVQFTYDQRPEFSFTDYSTKENVLAALRNIRYMSGGTATGDAITFTVGNVFGPMRNSPNRNFLVIVTDGQSYDDVRGPAAAAHDAGITIFSVGVAWAPLDDLKDMASKPKESHAFFTREFTGLEPIVSDVIRGICRDFLESQQ; encoded by the exons ATGTCTGCAGCGTGGATCCCCGTTCTCTGCCTCG GTGTCTGTCTGCTGCTGCCGGAGCCCGCGGGCAGCGAGGGAGCTGGTGAGCTGCGGG GCGGTGGGAGGAGCAGCGGGCCGGCGGGTAGAAGCGCCCTCGGATCGAGCCCGAACTGTGGCCCGGGGACCGGGCGGAGGGCGCGAAGGTTGGAGCGGCTGCCTGGCGCACCTGCATCCCTTCGTAGTGCTGAGCTCCTCTGGCTTA CCTGTTTCTCTTCAGTTCCCATTGCTATCACCTGCTTTACTAGAGGCCTGgacatcagaaaagagaaagcagaTGTCCTTTGCCCAGGGGACTGCCCTCCTGAGGAATTCTCCGTGTTTGGGAACGCAGTATATGCCTCTGTATCGAGCATCTGTGGTGCCGCTGTCCACAG GGGAGTAATCAGCCTCTCAGGGGGACCTGTGAGAATCTATAGCCTACCAGGCAGAGAAAACTATTCCTCAGTAGTTGCCAACGGCATCCAGTCTCAAATGCTTTCCAGATGGTCTGCATCTTTCACAGTGACCA aagGCAGAAGTGGTACCCAGGAAGCCACAGGCCGAGCAGTGTCCACAGCACACCCCACAACAG GGAAACGACTAAAGAAAACACCTGAGAAGAAAGCTGGCAACAAAG ACTGTAAAGCAGACATTGCATTTCTCATCGATGGAAGTTTTAATATTGGGCAGCGCCGATTTAATCTGCAGAAGAATTTTGTTGGAAAAGTGGCTCTAATGTTGGGGATTGGAACAGAAGGACCACATGTGGGCCTTGTTCAAGCCAG TGAACATCCCAAAATAGAATTTTACTTGAAAAACTTTACATCAGCCAAAGATGTTTTGTTTGCCATAAAGGAAGTAGGTTTCAGAGGAGGTAATTCCAATACAG GGAAGGCCTTGAAGCATACTGCCCAGAAATTCTTCACGGCAGACACTGGAGTGAGAAAAGGGATCCCCAAAGTGGTGGTGGTGTTTATTGATGGCTGGCCTTCTGATGACATCGAGGAAGCAGGCATTGTGGCCAGAGAGTTTGGTGTCAATGTATTTATAGTTTCTGTGGCCAAGCCTATTCCTGAAGAACTGGGGATGGTTCAGGATGTTGCATTTGTTGACAAG GCTGTCTGTCGGAGTAATGGCTTCTTCTCTTACCACATGCCCAACTGGTTTGGCACCACAAAGTATGTAAAGCCTCTGGTACAGAAGCTCTGCACTCACGAGCAAATGATGTGCAGCAAGACCTGTTATAACTCAGTGAACATTGCGTTTCTAATCGATggctccagcagtgtaggagacaGTAATTTTCGCCTTATGCTTGAATTCGTTTCCAACATAGCCAAGACTTTTGAAATCTCAGACATTGGTGCCAAGATAGCTGCTGTACAGTTCACCTATGATCAGCGCCCAGAATTCAGTTTTACTGACTACAGCACCAAAGAGAATGTCCTGGCCGCCCTCAGAAACATTCGCTACATGAGTGGTGGAACAGCTACTGGGGACGCCATCACCTTCACGGTCGGAAACGTGTTTGGTCCCATGAGGAACAGCCCCAACAGGAACTTCCTGGTGATCGTCACAGACGGGCAGTCCTACGATGACGTCAGAGGCCCTGCTGCGGCCGCGCACGATGCAG gTATCACCATCTTCTCTGTTGGTGTGGCTTGGGCACCTCTGGATGACCTGAAAGATATGGCCTCTAAACCAAAGGAGTCACATGCTTTCTTCACAAGAGAGTTCACAGGATTAGAACCAATTGTTTCTGACGTAATCAGAGGCATCTGTAGAGATTTCTTAGAATCCCAGCAATAA
- the COCH gene encoding cochlin isoform X1: MSAAWIPVLCLGVCLLLPEPAGSEGAVPIAITCFTRGLDIRKEKADVLCPGDCPPEEFSVFGNAVYASVSSICGAAVHRGVISLSGGPVRIYSLPGRENYSSVVANGIQSQMLSRWSASFTVTKGRSGTQEATGRAVSTAHPTTGKRLKKTPEKKAGNKDCKADIAFLIDGSFNIGQRRFNLQKNFVGKVALMLGIGTEGPHVGLVQASEHPKIEFYLKNFTSAKDVLFAIKEVGFRGGNSNTGKALKHTAQKFFTADTGVRKGIPKVVVVFIDGWPSDDIEEAGIVAREFGVNVFIVSVAKPIPEELGMVQDVAFVDKAVCRSNGFFSYHMPNWFGTTKYVKPLVQKLCTHEQMMCSKTCYNSVNIAFLIDGSSSVGDSNFRLMLEFVSNIAKTFEISDIGAKIAAVQFTYDQRPEFSFTDYSTKENVLAALRNIRYMSGGTATGDAITFTVGNVFGPMRNSPNRNFLVIVTDGQSYDDVRGPAAAAHDAGITIFSVGVAWAPLDDLKDMASKPKESHAFFTREFTGLEPIVSDVIRGICRDFLESQQ; encoded by the exons ATGTCTGCAGCGTGGATCCCCGTTCTCTGCCTCG GTGTCTGTCTGCTGCTGCCGGAGCCCGCGGGCAGCGAGGGAGCTG TTCCCATTGCTATCACCTGCTTTACTAGAGGCCTGgacatcagaaaagagaaagcagaTGTCCTTTGCCCAGGGGACTGCCCTCCTGAGGAATTCTCCGTGTTTGGGAACGCAGTATATGCCTCTGTATCGAGCATCTGTGGTGCCGCTGTCCACAG GGGAGTAATCAGCCTCTCAGGGGGACCTGTGAGAATCTATAGCCTACCAGGCAGAGAAAACTATTCCTCAGTAGTTGCCAACGGCATCCAGTCTCAAATGCTTTCCAGATGGTCTGCATCTTTCACAGTGACCA aagGCAGAAGTGGTACCCAGGAAGCCACAGGCCGAGCAGTGTCCACAGCACACCCCACAACAG GGAAACGACTAAAGAAAACACCTGAGAAGAAAGCTGGCAACAAAG ACTGTAAAGCAGACATTGCATTTCTCATCGATGGAAGTTTTAATATTGGGCAGCGCCGATTTAATCTGCAGAAGAATTTTGTTGGAAAAGTGGCTCTAATGTTGGGGATTGGAACAGAAGGACCACATGTGGGCCTTGTTCAAGCCAG TGAACATCCCAAAATAGAATTTTACTTGAAAAACTTTACATCAGCCAAAGATGTTTTGTTTGCCATAAAGGAAGTAGGTTTCAGAGGAGGTAATTCCAATACAG GGAAGGCCTTGAAGCATACTGCCCAGAAATTCTTCACGGCAGACACTGGAGTGAGAAAAGGGATCCCCAAAGTGGTGGTGGTGTTTATTGATGGCTGGCCTTCTGATGACATCGAGGAAGCAGGCATTGTGGCCAGAGAGTTTGGTGTCAATGTATTTATAGTTTCTGTGGCCAAGCCTATTCCTGAAGAACTGGGGATGGTTCAGGATGTTGCATTTGTTGACAAG GCTGTCTGTCGGAGTAATGGCTTCTTCTCTTACCACATGCCCAACTGGTTTGGCACCACAAAGTATGTAAAGCCTCTGGTACAGAAGCTCTGCACTCACGAGCAAATGATGTGCAGCAAGACCTGTTATAACTCAGTGAACATTGCGTTTCTAATCGATggctccagcagtgtaggagacaGTAATTTTCGCCTTATGCTTGAATTCGTTTCCAACATAGCCAAGACTTTTGAAATCTCAGACATTGGTGCCAAGATAGCTGCTGTACAGTTCACCTATGATCAGCGCCCAGAATTCAGTTTTACTGACTACAGCACCAAAGAGAATGTCCTGGCCGCCCTCAGAAACATTCGCTACATGAGTGGTGGAACAGCTACTGGGGACGCCATCACCTTCACGGTCGGAAACGTGTTTGGTCCCATGAGGAACAGCCCCAACAGGAACTTCCTGGTGATCGTCACAGACGGGCAGTCCTACGATGACGTCAGAGGCCCTGCTGCGGCCGCGCACGATGCAG gTATCACCATCTTCTCTGTTGGTGTGGCTTGGGCACCTCTGGATGACCTGAAAGATATGGCCTCTAAACCAAAGGAGTCACATGCTTTCTTCACAAGAGAGTTCACAGGATTAGAACCAATTGTTTCTGACGTAATCAGAGGCATCTGTAGAGATTTCTTAGAATCCCAGCAATAA